The following are encoded together in the Gasterosteus aculeatus chromosome 7, fGasAcu3.hap1.1, whole genome shotgun sequence genome:
- the LOC120822829 gene encoding schwannomin-interacting protein 1 isoform X1 gives MEGEKERQRQQREEKESNEAEDNRTSDEDADNDEVEEEEDSECAALVWQEGYGEDNLGLPIMHWEALSLRIAELEKQEEENKEKKAKRGVSLERGRAPVSWTEERGRRRESWEDGDDACNSHVLALTSRLQTQMNLQLCFINNSESEEEEEDEKKKGAAQVQKTPQPPAKPEKPKSRGFRNTLRNLRDRLRTDHRTPAAARSEPVVQKKHVERSDLQNLSMKDLNALCASLSQNIQDLSSDLVGRLQARDQLRTEQDAMLLEVQDLTSQ, from the exons atggagggagagaaggagcgacAGAGGCAGCAgcgggaagagaaggagagcaaCGAGGCGGAGGACAACAGGACCAGCGACGAGGACGCCGACAATgatgaagtggaggaggaggaagattcAGAATGCGCAGCCCTGGTCTGGCAAGAGGGCTATGGCGAAGACAACCTGGGCCTTCCCATCATGCACTGGGAGGCGCTAAGCCTGCGCATTGCCGagctggagaagcaggaggaggaaaacaaggaGAAGAAGGCAAAG aggGGAGTTTCTCTTGAGAGAGGAAGAGCACCGGTCAGCtggacggaggagagaggaagaagaagggagagctgggaagacggagatGATGCCTGCAACAGCCACGTGCTGGCGCTCACCTcccg CCTGCAGACGCAGATGAACCTGCAGCTCTGCTTCATCAACAACAGTgaaagtgaggaggaggaagaggacgagaagAAG AAAGGGGCGGCTCAGGTCCAGAAGactcctcagcctcctgccaagCCAGAGAAACCCAAATCCAGAGGCTTCAGGAACACCCTGAGGAACCTACGAGACCGCCTGAGAACTGACCACAGGACGCCG gcTGCAGCTCGTAGTGAACCTGTAGTCCAGAAAAAACATGTTGAGCGCAGTGATCTACAGAACCTCAGCATGAAGGACCTGAATGCACTTTGTGCGTCTCTCAGCCAGAACATCCAAG ACCTGAGCTCAGACCTGGTGGGCCGCCTGCAGGCCCGAGACCAGCTGAGGACGGAGCAGGACGCCATGCTGCTCGAGGTCCAGGACCTGACGTCGCAGTGA
- the LOC120822829 gene encoding schwannomin-interacting protein 1 isoform X2: MEGEKERQRQQREEKESNEAEDNRTSDEDADNDEVEEEEDSECAALVWQEGYGEDNLGLPIMHWEALSLRIAELEKQEEENKEKKAKRGVSLERGRAPVSWTEERGRRRESWEDGDDACNSHVLALTSRLQTQMNLQLCFINNSESEEEEEDEKKGAAQVQKTPQPPAKPEKPKSRGFRNTLRNLRDRLRTDHRTPAAARSEPVVQKKHVERSDLQNLSMKDLNALCASLSQNIQDLSSDLVGRLQARDQLRTEQDAMLLEVQDLTSQ; encoded by the exons atggagggagagaaggagcgacAGAGGCAGCAgcgggaagagaaggagagcaaCGAGGCGGAGGACAACAGGACCAGCGACGAGGACGCCGACAATgatgaagtggaggaggaggaagattcAGAATGCGCAGCCCTGGTCTGGCAAGAGGGCTATGGCGAAGACAACCTGGGCCTTCCCATCATGCACTGGGAGGCGCTAAGCCTGCGCATTGCCGagctggagaagcaggaggaggaaaacaaggaGAAGAAGGCAAAG aggGGAGTTTCTCTTGAGAGAGGAAGAGCACCGGTCAGCtggacggaggagagaggaagaagaagggagagctgggaagacggagatGATGCCTGCAACAGCCACGTGCTGGCGCTCACCTcccg CCTGCAGACGCAGATGAACCTGCAGCTCTGCTTCATCAACAACAGTgaaagtgaggaggaggaagaggacgag AAGAAAGGGGCGGCTCAGGTCCAGAAGactcctcagcctcctgccaagCCAGAGAAACCCAAATCCAGAGGCTTCAGGAACACCCTGAGGAACCTACGAGACCGCCTGAGAACTGACCACAGGACGCCG gcTGCAGCTCGTAGTGAACCTGTAGTCCAGAAAAAACATGTTGAGCGCAGTGATCTACAGAACCTCAGCATGAAGGACCTGAATGCACTTTGTGCGTCTCTCAGCCAGAACATCCAAG ACCTGAGCTCAGACCTGGTGGGCCGCCTGCAGGCCCGAGACCAGCTGAGGACGGAGCAGGACGCCATGCTGCTCGAGGTCCAGGACCTGACGTCGCAGTGA
- the LOC120823086 gene encoding P2Y purinoceptor 3, whose translation MSFRRGVPPNISTLVLHDLLSSSTPSTTTPSPSCSIDESYKYIFLPICYSFTFLFSISLNSVILFRSFRQTKRWNPSLIYMVNLASTDFMYGLSLPFLVASYVMRDRWVFGDFMCRLVRFLFYFNLYCSIFFLTCISVHRYLGICHPMKVITLETKKAVKSTCVLVWIVVFALTCPIFRFAQTGHVTRYGGPDGNASFIDNISHEVSSINGNASYGNMGGVIEEYRNCWDDAIDKEFPDYVPYGIVLHLLGFFVPFSIIAWCYSHVVLTIFKTLHSRPSSRRGPREGYEGMARNERSNPAINAGGTKGRNGLSRTLRRDEGTSIFLGAHSPYANRRRKSIKTIITITLLFALCFFPFHVTRTIFLVLKVTKGVPCHTMTMVSMCYKITRPLASFNAWLNALLYFLTKDKGGAHCCQAVNTSTQQHGGLLLPLRMMGKGEDAEEGGLEERIDNKETKVFQSPSYINRAKVRYIVE comes from the coding sequence ATGTCATTCAGACGTGGAGTTCCTCCCAACATCAGTACCTTGGTACTACATGACTTACTCAGCTCCTCCactccctccaccaccacaccaTCTCCATCTTGCAGCATAGATGAATCCTACAAGTACATCTTTCTGCCCATCTGTTACTCTTTCACGTTTCTCTTCAGTATCTCCCTGAACTCTGTCATCCTCTTCCGTTCCTTTCGCCAAACCAAGCGCTGGAATCCCTCACTGATCTACATGGTGAACCTGGCCTCTACAGACTTCATGTACGGCCTGTCGCTGCCATTCCTTGTGGCTAGCTATGTCATGCGTGACCGCTGGGTGTTTGGGGATTTCATGTGCCGCCTGGTCCGTTTTCTCTTCTACTTTAACCTCTACTGCTCCATTTTCTTCCTCACTTGTATCTCCGTCCACAGGTACCTCGGTATCTGCCACCCAATGAAAGTCATCACACTAGAGACTAAGAAGGCTGTCAAGAGCACATGTGTCTTGGTTTGGATTGTAGTTTTTGCTTTGACCTGCCCTATTTTCCGGTTTGCTCAAACTGGTCATGTGACAAGATATGGAGGGCCTGACGGCAATGCAAGCTTTATTGACAACATAAGCCATGAGGTGTCATCAATAAATGGTAATGCAAGCTATGGTAACATGGGTGGGGTCATTGAGGAGTACAGGAATTGTTGGGACGATGCCATAGATAAAGAGTTTCCTGATTACGTACCCTATGGCATCGTGCTCCATTTACTGGGCTTTTTTGTGCCTTTTTCCATTATTGCTTGGTGTTACTCTCACGTTGTTCTGACCATATTTAAGACTCTGCATTCTCGGCCATCATCCCGCAGAGGTCCAAGAGAGGGATATGAAGGAATGGCGAGAAATGAAAGAAGTAACCCTGCAATCAATGCAGGAGGTACAAAGGGAAGGAATGGACTGTCGAGGACCCTGAGAAGAGATGAAGGGACATCCATTTTCCTTGGTGCACACTCACCTTATGCCAATCGCAGACGTAAATCTATCAAAAcaatcatcaccatcaccctTCTGTTTGCCCTATGTTTCTTCCCCTTTCATGTTACTAGAACCATCTTCCTCGTGCTAAAAGTGACCAAGGGAGTCCCGTGTCACACTATGACCATGGTGTCCATGTGTTACAAGATCACGAGGCCTTTGGCTTCATTCAACGCATGGCTCAACGCCCTCCTTTATTTCCTGACTAAAGACAAGGGGGGAGCTCACTGTTGCCAGGCAGTAAACACCTCCACCCAACAACATGGTGGGCTTCTATTGCCGCTTAGGATGATGGGAAAAGGAGAGGATGCAGAAGAGGGAGGGTTGGAAGAGAGAATTGATAATAAGGAGACAAAAGTATTTCAAAGTCCATCGTACATAAACAGAGCAAAAGTCAGATATATAGTTGAATGA